In the Necator americanus strain Aroian chromosome X, whole genome shotgun sequence genome, AGAAAGCTTCAACGTCTTCCTCTTCATAGCTAAATGTTGTAGCGTAAACAACGAAGACAGTCAAACTAGACCATCTTCGACATTTATTGTGGTGCTCGTGCTGACACAGCTCCTCCAACTCCTCCGCTGTCGCATGTTCCAAAGAACagttctccagtttcatagaCGGCGTTCAACATATGGCATCGTCTCGTCTCGATCGGTTCGATGATatctttttcaaacttcttggCTTGAATCACTAGATCTTCGTTATAattacagatcgtcatcctaatCGTTCGACTTCTGCAAcccctggcgctaccgtaccaggctttcctccagaatcaggaaactctttcttattactaTGTGATGCATGTAACTATAGAATCCATGGACAGGTGCGGGCCTTTGGTCCCATGAATTTTTGGAGAACTTTGGGTTCTCCCAGAGTGGACAAACGGAGACGCTGGagacgactccaaaccgcctctcTTGCACCTTCCAGTCACTTAgatgcaggcttttggccggacggACATGCAGGTTACAAGGATgttatgagtcagtcctggcacagcagaaacagggagtcgtCAGCTATACTGTCTCAGTAAAGCACTGGCTTTCTGCGGATTCTTGTCCTTCCATgccttttcaaattctttcgtTCTTGATTTCCATCCGTTATCGcgatcttgttgcagttgacgacgcaactttCTTCTCAAACGCTTCTCTTGGTTGAAATCACCGGTCTTGTGATTTCTTGCTGCACACTTCATCTTCTAGAACTGCAGTGACATCGTACGGTCGAAAAgcaactcctcggtttcttgTGGAAACATACTCTGAAGTTGAGGAGATTTAAGCAGTGGTCAGAGTCGGAAGTTCCACACAGCTCGACGTTTCCAAATATCCGACTCAGGAATGAacgtcagaacgtagtcgaagTAAAGTTTGAGAGTTCTCAAACTTCTTCTTGAGTTCTCAAACTCCTTCTGCTTGCGCTGCACTTCAGGCGTCAAAATAGCTGAACCTTACCACGTCAGCTGATTGCGACGATGATTTCTCTTAACCGTGGAAGCAATGATGAGATCCCCCTGTTCACGCAAGGTGACCAGACGGTAGCCATTATCCGACCTGTTTCGCGCTGATGATACCATTTACAGATTGCTCACGTGTTATCTTCGCATTCGCGTTGGTTTCGACAACCAGAACCGCAGACTGGGTAGGTcaacatcaacgcattgagttcgtCATAAAAAGTGAAGTGTTGTCGACGTTAAGCCAAGCCAACACCAGAACCTTTTATTCGTTCCTCACAGTTACCACGCCATCAGTATTGGATTTTCGTCAGCATCACCATAGTAGATGGTGATGCTGACGAAAATCCAATACTGATGGCGGACCTGTCTCTGATACGTGTTTCCTACAGTGCAGCAAACGGAACACAGAGATATCCCAAAAGTTAAGACAGGGCGGCGATTTCCCTCGGCAATGTATGACAGTTATTCATGACGAAATGAATAGTTGTTGCTAAAGGTTTCATGCTCCGGGCAGATGACGTTTCAGATTGTAGGCTTTGACGATGTGCTGGATGATAGCGCCTTTTCGCAGTATATGGGAACCTTGCGCCATATAGCTGTGTAAGCTATATACTAACTTCCTCAAAGAGTACAATCTAATTCCTATTAGCATCTAGTACATGCAGAGACTACGAGCAGGTAGAGGTCAGAGTCTTATATCCGCCCCAACATATACTTGCTTGTTGCCATAGATTCCATGCTctcttcaggcagttgaccttccAGGTTATCGGCTTTCACGATGTGTTGGACtgcagcacctttttgcaatatatggGAGTCTTTCGCCATGTAACAGTGTAGGTTATACAtggctcgtacgttcccaattcATCTAGTCGAAGCAGGGCCACTATGAGAAGGCAGCAATCAGGATTGTATATTCGGCTCCAACTTATACTATCGAGGTTACAAACTAGTCGGTAACGCTTGCAGAACGGAAAATCCATTTGAAAGTGACCTCATCCCTAACCTCTTAAGGAGATACTTCGTTGGATAAGGTTCTACGAAACTGATATTccgaaaacatttcaaaaatgggCAGTATATTGAGGAATGGCATTGATGAGAACCATGGCATTCTTTCAGTCTTTTGCATAACAATGGCGGTTCTGAACAAGAGCAGTTCTTCAATGAAGAGGTCGctcaaaaattattcccatCCCGAAACTTCACTGATGAAACATGTTTTAAGAGTCAGATGACAGGATATTAGACGAAAAGGACATCAAAACAGAGTTAAATTTCAAACTAACATGTAtatgaacaatttttgaagcatGTATTTAGGGGTTTGAAAATATCTACTGCTCCAGCGACTCTTGAAAATGAGGGCACTAAAGTGCGACTTCAAAAACGGTTTTGTTCACGTTTTCTGCTATCAGTAATCATCGCATGAAACTCATTGTGAAGGAAGACGGTAGTTCAGGAAAAGAGGATGGATTATATTAGTATCTCAGCTAAAGATAGGGATTTGACCTGCCATGCTCAGAAAGCCATCAAAATATTGATAATGTTGTAAAGAACATATGTACATACCACGCTGGAAATATGCATGCATTAAGATgtgtttattttctgtttatcgACATCATAGATAAGTCATATCACGCTGTTCAATAACTTATTTTGTCGTGTACATGAATGGTATCTAGGGTACGTGTATGTCGAAGTGAATTCCCCTTCAGCTGTTAAGAGAGGAGTGCAGAAAGCCTGCCTAGGATTGTTTGGTAGCTGCATCTGCACCACATAATACACCTGCAGCTTCTGACTTTTGAGACTataatgctttgaaaaaaaccgTTCAATTTATAGATCGAATCATGAAATTGGTGCCATAAGATTAGAGGGAATAAAACGAATTAAGTAGCTTTACATTAGTGCACCATCAGGGAAAGGTTGGGGCAAAAGATGGGGAAGCTCTGATGCAGTAAAACGGGT is a window encoding:
- a CDS encoding hypothetical protein (NECATOR_CHRX.G25199.T1); this encodes MKCAARNHKTGDFNQEKRLRRKLRRQLQQDRDNGWKSRTKEFEKAWKDKNPQKATKKFEKDIIEPIETRRCHMLNAVYETGELFFGTCDSGGVGGAVSARAPQ